A single genomic interval of Dyella sp. GSA-30 harbors:
- a CDS encoding ATP-binding protein, whose protein sequence is MRSLQWRMLAALVLVIILTWMISISMLVAYLSSGQQNFWQAHLHSLGDTLVSGLPDSWLPKSGERAADKHPSNAASPAPAGSVRDITPTAPVPSSSNTAESAEPAGLLTAMLLNTIELAIVGILMWLAVVKSLRPLKAISLEIRSRKVFDAEPLPADKVPDELRPLILAFNALLKRVEDAMRVEHQFIADAAHELRTPLAALHVQAEVAFRAETIDGKDDALRKLLEISNRSHRLAEQLLDLARMEGGLHATGGHSTDIFALSRHVIDEFSMQARKKNTLLTLSGSTCLVTCDIDEIGILIRNLVDNAIRHGRDGGSVEVRCGHTFRDNGRRPLLEVRDDGPGVPEDERKAIFARFYRAAGTVARGSGIGLSLVAGIAELHGATVETGKGIDGKGFAIRVVFPQEG, encoded by the coding sequence ATGAGATCCTTGCAATGGCGCATGCTCGCCGCACTGGTCCTGGTCATCATCCTCACATGGATGATATCCATCTCCATGCTCGTGGCTTACCTCTCCTCGGGCCAACAGAATTTCTGGCAAGCGCATCTGCATTCTCTGGGAGATACGCTTGTCAGCGGACTGCCGGACTCGTGGCTGCCAAAATCCGGCGAGCGCGCCGCCGATAAACATCCGTCCAATGCGGCATCACCGGCACCGGCAGGTTCGGTTCGGGACATCACACCTACCGCACCTGTTCCGTCATCGTCGAACACGGCCGAATCTGCGGAACCCGCCGGCCTCCTCACCGCCATGCTGCTCAATACCATCGAGCTTGCCATCGTCGGCATCCTGATGTGGTTGGCCGTCGTGAAATCGCTGCGCCCGTTGAAGGCGATCTCGCTGGAAATACGCAGCCGTAAGGTCTTCGATGCCGAACCGCTGCCCGCAGACAAGGTCCCCGATGAACTTCGCCCGTTGATCCTGGCTTTTAACGCCTTGCTCAAGCGTGTCGAAGATGCCATGCGTGTGGAGCATCAATTCATCGCCGATGCCGCCCATGAGCTACGTACGCCGCTTGCCGCGCTTCATGTACAGGCGGAGGTCGCGTTTCGCGCGGAGACCATCGATGGAAAAGACGATGCCTTGAGAAAACTCCTGGAGATTTCCAATCGCAGTCACCGACTCGCGGAGCAACTGCTCGATCTCGCCCGAATGGAAGGTGGCCTGCACGCGACAGGAGGACATTCCACCGATATCTTTGCCTTGTCCAGGCATGTGATCGACGAGTTCAGCATGCAGGCGCGAAAGAAAAATACGCTGCTGACCTTGTCCGGCTCGACATGCCTGGTCACATGCGACATCGACGAGATCGGCATTCTCATCAGGAACCTGGTAGACAACGCGATACGACACGGTCGCGACGGTGGCTCCGTTGAAGTGCGCTGCGGCCATACCTTTCGCGACAACGGCCGCCGCCCGCTGCTGGAGGTAAGGGACGACGGCCCCGGTGTTCCAGAAGATGAGCGCAAGGCGATCTTCGCCCGCTTCTATCGGGCGGCGGGCACGGTCGCTCGCGGCAGCGGCATAGGCTTATCCCTCGTCGCAGGCATCGCCGAACTTCACGGCGCGACTGTTGAGACCGGCAAAGGTATCGACGGAAAGGGATTTGCCATCCGCGTTGTCTTTCCGCAGGAAGGCTGA